Proteins encoded in a region of the Zea mays cultivar B73 chromosome 2, Zm-B73-REFERENCE-NAM-5.0, whole genome shotgun sequence genome:
- the LOC100281014 gene encoding drought-induced protein 1 precursor has translation MVAAIAVASAGLGMLAGVAMANRSLSSSSSDGAAQWRPGGPALRWGGGGAPRCEACGGSGKEECRLCARWSDAGARGKKQSRSGCGACAGTRRTPCRCCGGSGTGRRAPVRIATSARAALTARTAR, from the coding sequence ATGGTGGCGGCGATCGCGGTGGCGTCGGCGGGGCTCGGGATGCTGGCGGGCGTGGCCATGGCCAAcaggtcgttgtcgtcgtcgtcgtccgacGGCGCCGCGCAGTGGAGGCCCGGGGGCCCGGCGCTGCGCTGGGGCGGCGGAGGCGCCCCGCGCTGCGAGGCGTGCGGCGGGTCGGGCAAGGAGGAGTGCCGCCTGTGCGCGCGCTGGTCCGACGCCGGGGCCCGGGGAAAGAAGCAGAGCCGCTCCGGGTGCGGGGCGTGCGCGGGCACGCGCCGCACGCCGTGCCGGTGCTGCGGCGGGTCCGGCACCGGCCGCCGCGCCCCCGTGCGGATCGCCACGTCCGCGCGCGCCGCGCTGACCGCCCGGACTGCCAGATGA